CGGGTTCGCCTTGCACCGGGGGATGGCTCTGACCACGGCGCACAGCCCAACACTCGTCCGGATGGAAAGCATCTGCTTTGCCCTGAGGTGAAAGCCACTGCGCAACGCAGCGCATTTGCCAGGGTTCACGGTCCAGTATGTAAAGTCGCCCGGCAATACCGGGGGCAATATTTGGCGCAAACAGCTCTGCGACATTAATGACATCGGCAAAACTCTCGCAGCCTTGCAAACGTTGCGTCATACGTGCCAGTAACTCGCGGATTGCCCAGTCGGCGTCTCGTTCTTTCTCCAGTCGTTGTCGTACCAGGCCGTTTTCGCGAAAAATTCGGATTGCCTGTGCCATATCACCGATTTCATCAATTTGGTTAAAACTGGGCGTTTCCACGGCGTAATCCTGCGATGCCAGACGATTAACCACATCGCTCAACCGTACAACGGGGCGCAGTACGCGGCGTTTTAGAATAAAGCCGAGGACGAACAAAAATAGCAGCGCCGTCAGCCCGACCATCACTTCCGAGGCCGTACGTAGCGTGCGTGATGCCTGGGTGGCATCTTCAATGGTGTTGCGTACGCGGTTGTCGAGCAGCTGACGGAAATGGTCTATCCGATCCTGGGCGCGCTCCAGTTCTTGTTCATAGGTTTTCCCGTACAGCAGGGCGACGGCCTGCGATGATTCTCCGCGCGCGACGCTGGCAAGCGCCGTAGCTTGTTCATCCTGCAGAGCATCAACAATCTGTAGCCCTTCATGTAATAGCGCCAGCTCTTCATCCGTTGCTCCGAGGTCTTTTAGCTTCGACAACCGTTGCTCAACCGCTTTTAGCGACGCTTCTTTCTGGCGGTAGGTGTTAAGTGCCTCAGGATCTTTTGCAATAACATATTCGCGGGCCAGATCGGACAGCGACCAGGCGTCGAGCTCTACTTCTTCGGTCAGTTGATCGAATTGATAACGCTGCTCCACCACCTGGCGTTCGGTGTTATCGGCGCTGGAGGCCATCAACATGACAACGCCGGAGGCAATGGTCAGACATACCGTCGCGCTGTAGGCCCAGTTGGTGATTGTGGCAATTCGCACTGATTAGTTCCTTCTGCGACGATTAATGAATACGCATGATTGAAATTATAGGAAACGTATGATTTTGCGTGAAAATAAAAAAGGCGGTCCGAGGACCGCCTTCTGTTATCGTCCGGCCATCATAAATCTGGAGGATTTTTTCCTTCTTCCATAAAGGCTTCGTCAATTCCTTCCACGTTACCCTCATGGTCACGCCCGGAAAACAGATTCCAGCAGGTTATGAACAGCGCAGCAATCAGAGGACCAATCACAAAGCCGTTAATGCCGTAGATCTCCATGCCGCCGAGGGTGGTAATCAGGATCAGGTAGTCCGGCATTTTGGTGTCTTTACCTACCAGCAGCGGGCGCAGAATATTGTCCACCAACCCGACGATAATCACGAAGAAGCCGACGATAAACAGACCTTGCCATAGCTGGTGGGTGGCGAAGAGGAATATTGCCGCTGGTACCCAGACTATCGCTGAACCGACGGCGGGCACGAGGGAGAGAAACGCCATCAGCGCGCCCCACAGCACGCTACCGTCGATATCAACAATGGCAAACGCGATGCCACCTAGAATACCCTGAACCAATGCCACTACCGCCGTGCCCTTAACCGTTGCCCGCGTGACGCCGACGAATTTGGCAAACAGGTGCTGCTTGGCAAAATCAGAAAGTGGTAATGAGTCCAGAATCTGGCGTACCAGGTACGGTCCGTCCTTCAGTAAGAAAAACAGCAGATACAGCATGATGCCAAAGCTAATAGCAAAGCCGAATGTCCCTTTACCAATCAGGAACGCGCTGCCTGCGAGGTACTGTCCACCTTGCAGGACCACGTCGGACAGTTTTTTCTGAATCTGCGCGACGTTATCCAGATTATGTTCTGCGAGGAATCCCCTTGCCCAGCCCGGAAGATACGAAATAATGGAAGTGACCACTTCCGGGAATTGAGTGTCATTTTGTTGTAATTTGGCATACACCACGTTCAACTCAATAGCCAATGAAGAGAGGATTATCATCAGTGGGATAAAGACAATCAGACAGATGATGCCGATGGTGAGCAGTGACGCCAGCCCGTTGCGTTCGCCAAGCGCGCTGCGCAGTCTGTTTTTCACCGGATTAAAAATAGTGGTTAGGATTGCGGCCCACAAAATGGCGGAAAAGTAGGGGGACAATACATCGAAGAACGCCCAGGTCACGAGGGCAAGTATGAAAATGAAGAAGCCTTTAGTCAGTCCGTTAAATCGCATTAGTGAACCCTGTAATGAGAAGCAGTCCCGACTATAGAACCGTTCAGGGGAATTACCAACTTTAGCGGCAGATATTTAGCTTAAAGATGTTGCGCTAAGGCTACATCTGCCTGAATTGATGACTTTCAGAAGATGGGTGCGGCTTTCTATAAATGCTCGGTGAGTCGTTCTACTTCAGTCCGGCGCATGGCAGACCGCCTCAATATTATGGCCATCAGGTGCAATGACAAATGCGGCATAGTAGTTTTCGCTATAGGAACGTAAGCCAGGTGCTCCGTTATCTTGGGCTCCTGTGCGCAAAGCAGCATTGTAAAATTCATCAACTTGCTGCCGGGTTTTCGCGACAAACGCCAGATGCAGAGGGGCCGGTTTGTCATTCGTGTGGAACAGACAAAGTGAAACATTGTCGGAACCCATTTCAACACCGTAGCTTGGTGTGCCTTCATCGATGAGTTTTACGCCAAGCGGCTGAAGCGCGTTGAGAAAGAAAATTTTACTTTTTTCGTAATCACTTACACCGATTTTCACATGATCGAACATTATTTATTCCTCATGAAGATATGAACAAATAAAGAGTATATAAAGAGATTGCAGTTGGATTCACGTAGGAACCTGTCAATGTGATGAACATCAATTTTAGAGAGCTATATATCTACAGTACCTGCCTTTGCTGTTTTAATTGGATTCTTTGATTGCTTGGTTTGTGTCCCGCCTAATATTCATTAGTAATGGCACATCAGTTTTGTTAATTTTTTACTCTTACAACAAGAATGGATTTAAGGAATTGAGTGAGCAGTTAAAGATTGATATTCCAGCACAGAAAGGCCGAGGCTTTTTGGAGTGCTAAAGGTCAAACGCTTCATGTTATTGATCCTCAAGGTAAGCAATCCGTGGACTATCATGGTGAACAGGGCTTAAGTTTTATTACGTACTCCTAATGCTGTGGAAATTGCTGACCGTCTTGGCGCTGTTACTATGGGGGGGCCGCTGCGGTTATTGCTGCACGTAACCAATCTCCTTAAAAATCGGCTGGCAG
The Citrobacter arsenatis DNA segment above includes these coding regions:
- a CDS encoding diguanylate cyclase, producing MRIATITNWAYSATVCLTIASGVVMLMASSADNTERQVVEQRYQFDQLTEEVELDAWSLSDLAREYVIAKDPEALNTYRQKEASLKAVEQRLSKLKDLGATDEELALLHEGLQIVDALQDEQATALASVARGESSQAVALLYGKTYEQELERAQDRIDHFRQLLDNRVRNTIEDATQASRTLRTASEVMVGLTALLFLFVLGFILKRRVLRPVVRLSDVVNRLASQDYAVETPSFNQIDEIGDMAQAIRIFRENGLVRQRLEKERDADWAIRELLARMTQRLQGCESFADVINVAELFAPNIAPGIAGRLYILDREPWQMRCVAQWLSPQGKADAFHPDECWAVRRGQSHPPVQGEPDIACYHLPKSCQQHTLCVPLIAQGEAIGLLSFQNLGNDSAPSRAYLELMAEALGLALANQRLRDALLEKALYDPLTGLRNRHHLEDTLRTQMSQAVRNKEPISCLMIDIDHFKSINDRFGHEAGDSVIKSIANTIQRVVHDSGMAFRYGGEEFLVLLANTDEQAANRFATDIYNGVRELSLRFGVSDIGHVDVSIGVASYPQHAQSDNLLRAADVALYRAKELGRSRIVSFGMLEAS
- a CDS encoding AI-2E family transporter; translated protein: MRFNGLTKGFFIFILALVTWAFFDVLSPYFSAILWAAILTTIFNPVKNRLRSALGERNGLASLLTIGIICLIVFIPLMIILSSLAIELNVVYAKLQQNDTQFPEVVTSIISYLPGWARGFLAEHNLDNVAQIQKKLSDVVLQGGQYLAGSAFLIGKGTFGFAISFGIMLYLLFFLLKDGPYLVRQILDSLPLSDFAKQHLFAKFVGVTRATVKGTAVVALVQGILGGIAFAIVDIDGSVLWGALMAFLSLVPAVGSAIVWVPAAIFLFATHQLWQGLFIVGFFVIIVGLVDNILRPLLVGKDTKMPDYLILITTLGGMEIYGINGFVIGPLIAALFITCWNLFSGRDHEGNVEGIDEAFMEEGKNPPDL
- a CDS encoding VOC family protein — its product is MFDHVKIGVSDYEKSKIFFLNALQPLGVKLIDEGTPSYGVEMGSDNVSLCLFHTNDKPAPLHLAFVAKTRQQVDEFYNAALRTGAQDNGAPGLRSYSENYYAAFVIAPDGHNIEAVCHAPD